AGCTGGCCACAGTTTCACGCGTGATATCGTTGCGCAGTTCGTCCAGCGTGTAGCCGACCGCCAGCTTGGCCGCAATCTTTGCAATGGGAAAACCCGTCGCCTTGGAGGCCAGCGCTGAAGAACGCGACACGCGCGGATTCATTTCAATGACCACAACTTCGCCATTGGCGGGGTTGATGCCGAACTGCACGTTACTGCCGCCGGTTTCAACGCCGATTTCACGCATGATGGCAATGGAGAAATCGCGGATCTGCTGGTATTCGGAATCCGTAAGCGTCTGCACCGGGGCCACGGTTATGGAGTCGCCCGTGTGCACGCCCATGGGATCAAGATTTTCAATGGAGCAGATGATGACACAGTTATCCTTGGTGTCGCGCATCACTTCCATTTCAATTTCTTTCCAGCCGAGCACGCTCTGCTCTATCATGACTTCGGTGGTGGGGCTCGCGGCCAGACCGTTGCTTGCCACCTCTTCAAGGTCGGCAAGATTATAGGCCACGCCGCCGCCCGTACCGCCAAGGGTAAAGGCCGGGCGCACAATCAGCGGGAAAGGCAGCACGTTGCCAAGCCGGCGCACTTCGTCAAGGTTGCGGGCAATGCCGCTGGCGGGCATCTTGAGCCCGATGCGTTCCATGGCCTCACGGAAAAGCTCGCGGCTTTCGGCCTTCTCGATAACTTCGGCCCGTGCGCCGATAAGTTCAACGCCGTACTCCGCCAAAACGCCGCCCTTGGCAAGCCCAAGAGCGGCGTTCAAAGCCGTCTGTCCGCCAAGGGTCGGCAACAGCGCATCAGGGCGTTCTTTACGAATAATGGCAGTCAGGGTGTCGAGTTCGATGGGTTCCACATACGTGGCGTCCGCCAGTTGTGGGTCGGTCATGATGGTAGCGGGATTGGAGTTGACCAGCACCACTTCATAGCCCTCTTCTTTGAGGGCTTTGACGGCCTGTGAACCGGAGTAGTCAAACTCGCAGCCCTGGCCTATGATGATGGGTCCCGCGCCGATGACAAGAATCTTGTGTAAATCCGTACGCTTAGGCATTGGACATTCCTGCGGCTTTGGAGATCGGTACGAAAGGGGCGGCTCTGGAGGCCACCGTTTGCTCAAACTGCAGAACAATACATGCACTTCATGGCAAGGTCAACATTTTCTCTGACCAGGCAAACAGGGGGGCCCACCCCATTAAGCCCTTGCGCACCATCCAGATTTACGCAATACTTCTTGTCCTGAATACACAAGGGGGCATTGATAATGCAAAATATTAAAAAAGTTGTTCTCGCCTACTCCGGCGGGCTTGATACATCCGTCATCCTGAAATGGCTTATTGAGACGTACAAGTGTGAGGTCATCGCCGTCACCGCCAACCTCGGCCAGCCTGAAGACCTTTCGGGCGTTGAAGAAAAAGCGCTCAAGACCGGCGCTTCCAAGGCCTATGTGCTTGATCTGCGCGAAGAAATGGCCAAAGACTTCGTATTTCCCATGATGCGCGGCGCGGCCATCTACGAAGGCCGCTACCTGCTCGGCACTTCCATCGCCCGGCCCCTCATTGCCAAGGCTCTGGTGGATATCGCCCGCAAGGAAGGCGCCGACGCCATCTCGCACGGCGCCACCGGCAAGGGCAACGACCAGGTGCGCTTTGAACTCGCCGCCGCCGCTCTGGCCCCCGAGATCAAGGTCATTGCTCCCTGGCGCGAATGGGAGCTCATGTCCCGCACAGCGCTCACCGCTTTTGCCGAAAAGCACGGCATTCCCATTTCCAGCGCCGCAAAGCGTTACAGCATGGACGCCAACATGCTGCACACAAGCTTTGAAGGCAGCGAACTTGAAAACCCCGGCAACGAGCCGCACGAATCCTGCCACGAGCGTTGCGTGCCTGTGGAACTGGCCCCGGATACGCCGGAAATCGTCAGTGTGGACTTTGAGCGCGGCAATCCCGTTGCCGTCAACGGCAAGGCCCTTTCGCCCGCCACCATCATCAGCACTCTGGCCGAAATCGCCGGACGCAACGGCATTGGCCGCGATGACATGGTGGAAAACCGCTTTGTGGGCATGAAGTGTCGCGGCGTATATGAAAATCCCGCTGGCACCCTGCTCTACAAACTGCACCGCGACCTTGAAGGCATCTGCCTTGACCGCGAACTGCTCGGCATCCGCGACATGCTGGCCGTGCGCTACGCCCAGTGCGTATACAATGGCTTCTGGTACTCGCCCGAACGCGAAGCCATGCAGGCTTTTATGGACAAGTCGCAGGAAACCGTCACCGGCACTGTGCGCGCCAAACTGTACAAGGGCGGCGTCTGGCCCCTGGCCCGCACTTCTCCCAACTCGCTCTTTTCCGAAGACCTGGCCACCTTTGAGGGCGGCGACTATGACCACAAGGACGCAGCGGGCTTCATCCGCCTCAACAGCCTGCGCCTGCGCCTGCACGCGGCCGTTAGAGGCAAGCTGAAGGACTAGACCTGTTTGCCATTGAAACACGTCACGCTCTAAAGTTGTCACTCAGCCAAAGAATGTGATTTTTATCTGAATCCACGCCACGTTGCGGCGCGCTGCACTCGGGTGCAGCAGAAGAGCATGCAGGCTTTTCAAAGGCGCAATGCTCTAGCCCGGCTGGCCAGCAAAAGCCTCCGCCGGGCAGGCGGCGGTCCACGGACCAGCCTGTCCGGCAAAGCCTCCCGCAGTGGAGCACGGCTCCACCCTGCACCGCTCAGGCGTACTGGAACTTCGGGGGCAGAGGCGTTTTATGAAGCGCCCCTGCCCCCGAATCATTACTTTAAAAAGCAATGGACACTGCTATGAAAACCAACCAGAGCTGGGGCGGGCGTTTTGCCGAAGGTCCCAAAGAAGCCGTGGCCCAGTATACGGACTCCCAATCTTACGACAGGGCCCTGTATGCCCAGGATATCCGCGCCTCGCAAGCCCATGCGCGCATGCTGGGCCGTCAGGGCATTATCCCGCCCGGTGAAGCTCAGTTGCTGGTTGAAGGACTTGACCGCGTTCGTGAAGAAATCCGCTCCGGCAACTTTGTCTGGAAGCCGGAACTTGAAGACGTGCACATGAACATTGAGGCGCGCCTTACGGAAATTATGGGCAACGTGGGCAAAAAACTGCACACTGGCCGCAGCCGCAATGACCAGGTGGGGTTAAGTTTTCGCCTCTTTGTGGCGGACCGACTTGAGACGTGGCGTCAGCGCGCCGCCGGCCTGTGCGCCGTGCTGTTGCAGCGCGCCACGGAGCACACCGCCGACATCCTGCCCGGTTATACCCACATGCAACCGGCGCAGCCCGTGAGCCTTGCGCACCACTTGCTGGCCTACGCATGGATGTTCAGGCGTGACGCCATGCGCATGGCCGACTGCCTTGACCGTGTCCGCATATCCCCCCTGGGCGCGGCCGCCCTGGCGGGCACAACCTACCCACTTGACCCGCAAAGCGTGGCTGAGGACGTGGGTTTTTCCAGCGTCTACACCAATTCGATGGACGCGGTTTCCGACAGAGATTTCGTGCTGGAAGCGCTTTTTTGCGGTTCCACCATCATGATGCACCTCTCGCGCCTGTGTGAAGAAATCATCCTGTGGGCCAACCCGGGTTTTGGCTTTGTGCGTCTGCCAGACAGCTATTCCACCGGCTCCTCCATCATGCCGCAAAAAAAGAACCCCGACGTGGCCGAACTTATGCGCGGCAAGACAGGGCGCGTCTACGGATCGCTCATGAGCCTGCTCACCATCATGAAAGGCTTGCCCCTGGCCTATAACCGCGACATGCAGGAAGACAAGGAAGGCTTTCTTGACGCCGACAACACGGTTGAAGCCTCACTGCGTCTTATGGCGGGCATGATGGAAGAACTGAGGTTTCGTACGGATCGCATGCGCGAAGCCTGCAAGGCCGGTTTTCTTAACGCCACGGAACTGGCCGACTATCTGGTGGGCAAAGGCCTGCCCTTCCGCGAGGCCCATCACGTCACCGGACAATGCGTGGCGGCGGCCGAAAGCCAGGGCAAGGGGCTTGAAGACCTCACCCTGGCTGAAATGCAGGCGCTTGAGCCACGCATTGAGGAAGACGTGTACGCCATACTGGACTATGCGGCCGCCGTTCGTCGGCGCGAGACTCCCGGCGGCACTGGCC
This DNA window, taken from Desulfovibrio sp. 86, encodes the following:
- a CDS encoding argininosuccinate synthase, producing the protein MQNIKKVVLAYSGGLDTSVILKWLIETYKCEVIAVTANLGQPEDLSGVEEKALKTGASKAYVLDLREEMAKDFVFPMMRGAAIYEGRYLLGTSIARPLIAKALVDIARKEGADAISHGATGKGNDQVRFELAAAALAPEIKVIAPWREWELMSRTALTAFAEKHGIPISSAAKRYSMDANMLHTSFEGSELENPGNEPHESCHERCVPVELAPDTPEIVSVDFERGNPVAVNGKALSPATIISTLAEIAGRNGIGRDDMVENRFVGMKCRGVYENPAGTLLYKLHRDLEGICLDRELLGIRDMLAVRYAQCVYNGFWYSPEREAMQAFMDKSQETVTGTVRAKLYKGGVWPLARTSPNSLFSEDLATFEGGDYDHKDAAGFIRLNSLRLRLHAAVRGKLKD
- the argH gene encoding argininosuccinate lyase, with the translated sequence MKTNQSWGGRFAEGPKEAVAQYTDSQSYDRALYAQDIRASQAHARMLGRQGIIPPGEAQLLVEGLDRVREEIRSGNFVWKPELEDVHMNIEARLTEIMGNVGKKLHTGRSRNDQVGLSFRLFVADRLETWRQRAAGLCAVLLQRATEHTADILPGYTHMQPAQPVSLAHHLLAYAWMFRRDAMRMADCLDRVRISPLGAAALAGTTYPLDPQSVAEDVGFSSVYTNSMDAVSDRDFVLEALFCGSTIMMHLSRLCEEIILWANPGFGFVRLPDSYSTGSSIMPQKKNPDVAELMRGKTGRVYGSLMSLLTIMKGLPLAYNRDMQEDKEGFLDADNTVEASLRLMAGMMEELRFRTDRMREACKAGFLNATELADYLVGKGLPFREAHHVTGQCVAAAESQGKGLEDLTLAEMQALEPRIEEDVYAILDYAAAVRRRETPGGTGPQSIAAQVAQLRTWLAGMGGKAI